Within Corynebacterium jeddahense, the genomic segment GTCGCGGGCGAACGCGTACTCCAGCAGCTCCGGCTCGAGGGAGAGTGCGGCGTCGAGGAACGGGTCGGCGGGGACGAAGAGGACCACGAACTCGGGCGTCGGCTGGAACGCGTCGATGTAGGCCTTCGACGAGAGCGTGTCCACGTGCGCGCGCACGAGGTGGGCGTGGCGGCGCATGAACGCCTGGCGCTCCTCCGGGTCATCGGTGTTCAGGGCGTCGAGGTAGGCGCCGAATGGCACCTTCGCGTCCACGACGATGTTGCGGCCCTGCGTGAGGCGGATGATCATGTCGGGGCGGACGCTGGCGTCGTCGACACGCATGTGCGCCTGGGTGTTGAAGTCGACGTGCTCGAGCATCCCGCCGAGCTCCACCACACGCTCGAGCTGCACCTCGCCCCACCGCCCGCGGGTCTGCGGGGAGCGCAGGGCGGTGATGAGCTGGTCGGTTCGGTCACCCAACCGTGCCGAGGTTCGCCCGATGGCTTGGACCTGCCCGGCGAGCGCGGAGGCGGAGATGGCCTGCTGCTTGTCCAGGCTGTCGAGCTGCTCGTGCAGGTCGCGCAGGGCGCGCGCCACGGGGCGCATGTCCGGCGGGGGCGCGGGCTGCGGGGTGGAGCGGCGCATCCACGCGCCGCCGGTGAACACTCCGGCGACGAAGCCGGCGAGGATGCCCGTGGCAAGGACGAGGAGGACGGTTGCGGTTGACATGTATGCGAGTCAACCACACCGCCCCGACGCCCTACTCGTCGTGTTCGATCGTGCGTTCGGACGGCCGGGTCCCGCGCAGGCGGCCGACGCGCCCGCCGGTAACGCGGAGCTTCTTCAGGCTCGTGGTGCCGAAGCGCTCCTGCGGCTCGTCGTCCTCAGCCACCGGCGCGTTCACCCACTCGCGCTCGGCGCGCCACTCCTGGCGCTTGTGCACGGACTCCTCCTCGGCGATCTCCGCAATGAGCTGGCCTTCGTGGGTGGCGAAGTCGAGGTCCGCGGCGCCGATCTCGCCGGCGTTGATGCGCAAGATCTCCACGAAGTAGCGGTAGACCACCGCGATCATTGCAGCCGCCGGTACCGCGAGGAAGCCGCCCATGAGGCCGAACAGGCCGCCACCGACGGTGACCGAGATGAGCACGATCACCGGGTGGAGGTTCATCGCACGCGACTGCAGCATCGGGGAGAGGATGTTGCCCTCGAGCTGCTGGGTGGCCAGCACGATGCCGAGGGTGATCAGGGCCTTGGTGAAGCCGAGCGTGACCAGCGCGATCAGCACGGCGAGCGCGCCGGCGACCACCGCACCCACGATCGGGATGAACCCGGCGATGAACGTGATCAGCGCGAGCGTGAACGCCATCGGCACGCCAAGGATGGCGATGCCGGTGCCGATGACGATGGCGTCCACGAGCGAGCACACCGCCTGCGCGCGGATGAAGCCGGAGAGGGTGTTCCACGCGCGGGTGAGCAGCTCGGTGAGGTAGAGGCCGGTGCGCCCGCCCGTCGAGGAGCGCACCCACGGCAGGAACCGATGCCCGTCCTTGAGGAAGAAGAAGGTGAGCACGAATAGCACCATGAGCGTCACCGAGAGCCCGGCCGCGGTGTTGATGCCGGAGAAGACGCCGCCGGCGATCGCGCCCGCCTGGTTTTGGACCCAGTTGGTGATCTCGTCGACGCCCTCGTTGAGGCTCTCCGGGTCGAAGTTCATCGGCGGGCCCTGCAGCCACAGTTGCAGCCGCTGGATGCCCTCGAGCGCCTGGATGTAGAGGATGCGCGACTGGCCCACGAGGTCAGGGGCGATGATCATTCCGAGGCCGGCAAGCACGCCCATGAACAGCAGGAGCGTGATGAAAGCGGCCCAACCGTCGGGGACCTTGTGGCGTCGCAACGCTGCTGCGACGGGGCCGAGCACCGTGCACACGATGAGGGAGAGCACGACCGGCAGCACGCCGGCCCAGAACGCGCCGATGAGCTTGCCGAGGGCGTAGAGGAACACCGCGATCACGAGGATGCGCAGCGTCAGCTTTGCCGCCGAAGCGATCCAGGCGTTGAACACCAGGCTGCGGTCGACGCGGTCTTCTCGGTTCTCGTTCGTCGCGCGCTGCTGGATCGGTTCGCTCACGCGCACCATTGTGCACCATCGCACATTGCTTTGCGACGTCCTCACGGCCACCCGCGGTCCCGCCCAGTCAGTGAGCTAGGATATTGCGCCGTGAGCCTTACTCTTGGAATCGTCGGCTTGCCCAACGTTGGCAAGTCCACCCTGTTCAACGCCCTGACGCGAAACGAGGTGCTCGCCGCGAACTACCCGTTCGCCACCATCGAGCCGAACGTCGGCCTCGTCGAGCTGCCGGACCCGCGCCTGGACCGCCTCGCGGAGCTGTTCGACTCGGAGCGCGTGCTGCCGGCGACCGTGTCCTTCGTGGACATCGCCGGCATTGTCAAGGGCGCCTCCGAGGGCGAGGGCATGGGCAACGCGTTCCTCGCGAACATCCGCGAGGCCGATGCGATCTGCCAGGTGGTGCGCGCGTTTGCCGACGACAATGTGATCCACGTCGACGGCCAGGTCAACCCCGCATCCGACATCGACGTGATCAACACCGAGCTGATCCTGGCGGACCTGCAGACCATCGAGAAGGCCCTGCCGCGCCTGGAGAAGGACGGCCGCAAGGACAAGGACATCGCCGCCCAGGCCGAGGAGGCCAAGAAGGCGCAGGCGGTGCTTGAAGACGGCCGCACGCTCTTCGCCGCGTCCAAGACCGGCGACATCGATCTGGCGCTGCTGCACCACCTCCACCTGATGACGGCGAAGCCGTTCCTCTACGTCTTCAACTCGGACGAGGCAGTGCTTACCGACGATGCCAAGAAGCAGGAACTGCGCGCCCTCGTCGCCCCGGCAGAAGCCGTGTTCCTCGACGCCCAGACCGAAACCGAGCTGCTTGAGCTTGACGACGAAGACGCCGCGGAACTCCTCGCCGCCGTCGGCCAGGACGAGCCGGGGCTGCAGACGCTGGCAAAGGCTGGCTTCGACACCTTGGGCCTGCAGACATACTTGACGGCGGGGCCGAAAGAGGCGCGCGCTTGGACGATCCGCAAGGGCGACACCGCCCCGAAGGCGGCCGGCGTGATCCACTCCGACTTTGAAAAGGGCTTCATCAAGGCCGAGATCGTGGCCTTCGACGACCTCGACTCCTTCGGCTCGATGGCCGAGGCCCGCGCGCACGGCAAGGTGCGCCAGGAAGGCAAGGACTACGTGATGGCCGACGGCGACGTCGTGGAGTTTCGTTTCAATGTAACCTAAATGCGCTATGAATAGCGTATGACTACACGCGCTGCTATTTACCTCCGTATCTCGTTAGATGCTGCCATGGACGGCCTCGCCATCGACCGGCAGCGTCAGGACTGCGAAGCCCTCGCCGAGCAACGCGGCTGGGACGTCGTGCATAGCTACTACTACAACTTCTGCTAGAACTCATGCGCATTCGACCCCTAGTACTTGGGCTTTTGAGCCTACT encodes:
- a CDS encoding DNA recombination protein RmuC is translated as MSTATVLLVLATGILAGFVAGVFTGGAWMRRSTPQPAPPPDMRPVARALRDLHEQLDSLDKQQAISASALAGQVQAIGRTSARLGDRTDQLITALRSPQTRGRWGEVQLERVVELGGMLEHVDFNTQAHMRVDDASVRPDMIIRLTQGRNIVVDAKVPFGAYLDALNTDDPEERQAFMRRHAHLVRAHVDTLSSKAYIDAFQPTPEFVVLFVPADPFLDAALSLEPELLEYAFARDVVIATPTTLFALLRTVALGWRQESLNESARQVQRLGAELHHRLGTMAEHYNRVGASLEKAVEAYNSTLSSIESRVMVTARKLEEAQVPARRGSAPALKPVSARARHATEEPDR
- a CDS encoding AI-2E family transporter, which encodes MSEPIQQRATNENREDRVDRSLVFNAWIASAAKLTLRILVIAVFLYALGKLIGAFWAGVLPVVLSLIVCTVLGPVAAALRRHKVPDGWAAFITLLLFMGVLAGLGMIIAPDLVGQSRILYIQALEGIQRLQLWLQGPPMNFDPESLNEGVDEITNWVQNQAGAIAGGVFSGINTAAGLSVTLMVLFVLTFFFLKDGHRFLPWVRSSTGGRTGLYLTELLTRAWNTLSGFIRAQAVCSLVDAIVIGTGIAILGVPMAFTLALITFIAGFIPIVGAVVAGALAVLIALVTLGFTKALITLGIVLATQQLEGNILSPMLQSRAMNLHPVIVLISVTVGGGLFGLMGGFLAVPAAAMIAVVYRYFVEILRINAGEIGAADLDFATHEGQLIAEIAEEESVHKRQEWRAEREWVNAPVAEDDEPQERFGTTSLKKLRVTGGRVGRLRGTRPSERTIEHDE
- the ychF gene encoding redox-regulated ATPase YchF, translated to MSLTLGIVGLPNVGKSTLFNALTRNEVLAANYPFATIEPNVGLVELPDPRLDRLAELFDSERVLPATVSFVDIAGIVKGASEGEGMGNAFLANIREADAICQVVRAFADDNVIHVDGQVNPASDIDVINTELILADLQTIEKALPRLEKDGRKDKDIAAQAEEAKKAQAVLEDGRTLFAASKTGDIDLALLHHLHLMTAKPFLYVFNSDEAVLTDDAKKQELRALVAPAEAVFLDAQTETELLELDDEDAAELLAAVGQDEPGLQTLAKAGFDTLGLQTYLTAGPKEARAWTIRKGDTAPKAAGVIHSDFEKGFIKAEIVAFDDLDSFGSMAEARAHGKVRQEGKDYVMADGDVVEFRFNVT